The following are encoded together in the Juglans microcarpa x Juglans regia isolate MS1-56 chromosome 2D, Jm3101_v1.0, whole genome shotgun sequence genome:
- the LOC121250223 gene encoding TOM1-like protein 2 — MDKLKLAEWGERLKTGGAQMGRMVSEKVKGILQSPTPESKMVDEATSESMEEPNWGTNLRICKMINSEELSGTEIVRSIKKKISGGEGAVSQRLSLDLLEACAMNCEKVFSEVASEKVLDEMVKMIDNPQTDRGNRKRAMDLIRAWGESGDLAYLPVFRQAYMGLKGRSIPPLVEEGNSLPMQYSLESYVHQQPVSPPGSYPIPDTGMHDTGGSAFPFNYPGLSVEEKKEYLVVTRNSLELLSSILDAEAEPKPLKEDLTISMLEKCKQSQPVIKDIIESTTDDEGMLVEALYLHDELQQVISKYEQLETAENPGGQQLEKTDPVKYEEVEASRKCGEELPENSVAPKSEESEAAQKLEGKLPEKSYPLKAEPIASSTLVDSSEAEGCDSGRKKKNEE, encoded by the exons ATGGACAAGTTGAAACTAGCCGAATGGGGCGAACGTTTGAAGACCGGAGGAGCCCAAATGGGCAGAATGGTGAGCGAGAAAGTGAAGGGAATCCTCCAGAGCCCCACGCCAGAGTCAAAAATGGTGGACGAGGCCACGTCGGAGTCCATGGAGGAGCCGAACTGGGGGACGAACTTGCGGATATGCAAGATGATCAACAGCGAGGAGTTGAGCGGGACGGAGATCGTCAGGTCGATAAAAAAGAAGATCTCCGGGGGGGAAGGCGCGGTGAGCCAAAGGTTGAGCCTAGATTTGTTGGAGGCTTGTGCCATGAACTGCGAGAAGGTGTTCTCGGAGGTGGCGTCGGAGAAGGTGTTGGATGAAATGGTGAAAATGATCGATAATCCGCAGACGGATCGTGGGAACAGGAAAAGGGCGATGGATTTGATTAGGGCTTGGGGAGAGTCCGGGGACCTGGCGTATCTACCTGTCTTTCGTCAGGCCTACATG GGCTTGAAAGGAAGAAGCATACCTCCACTAGTAGAAGAAGGGAACTCACTCCCCATGCAGTATTCCTTGGAGTCATATGTTCATCAGCAACCTGTGTCTCCACCCGGAAGCTACCCTATTCCTGACACAGGAATGCATGATACAGGTGGTAGTGCATTCCCTTTTAACTATCCAGGCCTATCAGTTGAAGAGAAGAAGGAATACCTTGTTGTAACTCGAAACAGTCTCGAACTGCTCTCCAGCATATTGGATGCTGAAGCTGAGCCAAAACCTTTGAAG GAGGATCTTACAATAAGCATGCTGGAGAAGTGCAAGCAGTCGCAGCCTGTGATTAAGGATATCATAGAAAGCACTACAGATGATGAAGGGATGCTCGTTGAGGCTCTTTATCTCCATGATGAGCTTCAACAAGTAATCTCCAAGTATGAGCAGTTGGAAACTGCCGAAAATCCTGGAGGACAACAGCTGGAGAAGACGGACCCCGTCAAGTATGAAGAGGTGGAAGCAAGTCGAAAGTGTGGAGAAGAATTGCCTGAGAACTCAGTTGCCCCCAAGAGTGAGGAGTCAGAAGCTGCTCAAAAGCTTGAAGGAAAATTGCCAGAAAAGTCTTATCCCTTGAAGGCCGAACCGATTGCCTCGAGCACACTTGTGGATTCATCCGAAGCAGAGGGCTGTGACTCAGGCCGcaagaagaaaaatgaggaaTGA